GAGGATTCTGCGATAGCTGTCTCGGTCAATGCCCCACAGTTTCACATTTGTCTTTGCTTTGACAGTGGCTGCTCTAGGTGTTCCATAAATCAAAGCCAGTTCTCCAAAGCTCCCTCCTTCCCCAACACTGGTTGCCCATTCATTATTGACATagacctaaaataaaaatgacagcaaaAAAGTGTTTCTATCTACATATACAAATGTTCTCAGACTTTTCCAGAAGGAAGAATTCTGAACCTGTTTTAAACAAGAGCATACATACTACATATACATCTGCAGAACAGAGCAGAGCAAAACCAATAAGTTCACAAGTTAAATGATCTGATACAGGTACCCTAGCCGATGCCAAGAGAATGCTCAGACACCATTAATATCAAATGACATGCATTTACAGAAAAGCTATGCTGGGGCTTTATGTGTATTAGGTCACTGAATTTCCTGATAATCTACGAGAATGAGGTGATTTTTATCCTCATTTCACTgacaaaaaaaaccagaaatttTAAAAGCTGTACTATCCCATAGTGGAGCCCTAAGCTCTCCTTACACCACAGGATACATGCATTTTCAACTGCTACCCCAGTGAAAGTAGTGAACAATATGTATGGACAGGCAAACCATCTATAAAAAGCTTGTGTCATAAAAATACTTGACAAGTGTTGAGGGTATTGACTTATCAAGGCCATAATAATCTACCCTTGCAAACATTATGCTTATTGCTTaacaattaaaagttaaaaatccaAAGTATCAACATATTTTTGCTATTATTAAATCTTACATCCATTTCTCCTTGATCAATCACATAGAAGTTATCCCCTTCATCACCTGGAAGAGAGTAAAAAGTCAGATCATTAACAAAACAGTCAACGTGTGGGTGAAAGCTAAGTGACTGAACTTAAGGGAAAAACAAGCAAGGTTTTTTCAAAAGACTGACATGAAATTAATCACTCCTTCTGGTCATCTCCCAATATCTTTTAAAACTGTACTTTTAATAAAGCCACTTATGGGAGCCATGAGACAGCTCTGTGGTTAAAGGCACCTACTGCCACATATGACAAGCAGAGTTGGATGTCTGGGACCCACATGCAGGAAGGAGAAACCAATTCCTTCAAGGTGTCTTCTGAGCTCCACAACCCAAtgctgtagcacacacatgcacatgtgcacatacatatagacaacataaatcaataaaacgtcattttaaaaacattaagccACTTACATATAAAAGTTAACTGCTATAGAATGTACAAATACAACAAACAACTCAACAGTAATAAAAGGCTAGGCTGCCACAAAATGGGGAAAGATCTGGCTTATGAAGATTCATGAAAATGttaagaataagaaaacaagaaaatattcaacaaataaGATTCATGTTAGTCTACACGGGCAAAAATGGTTAAGATTCTGTAGGAGGCACAGAACCATATAACAGATGGGCTATATGATGCAGACTGTGGGtggttttgcttatttatttaatcttaaaaccaataaaaagaacATGTGACTTACTGTTCTGAAATTCTGTACAAAATACAATGACAAGATAGGCATTCCCTTTAATAGTGAAGTTATCAGAAATACTGATCCCACAGAGAAAGCATTACTTTTAACTTAGagaattgtttaataaagaagaaaatacaaaggcCAATGAGGTAAACAGActccaataaaacaaaaagagcatGCCTCATCTCACCTCCTTTCCTATAATCACAATGCACAGCAGCCCTTACCTTGCTGAATAACCGTCTCTCCAGCAATAAAGGAGACTGGAAACATGGCATCAAAAATGTcactgcaggacagaagaggccTGGGTTAGACTTCGCAGGTCTCATCTACAGATTTCAAACAACTTTAGCATTAAAGATCTCAGAGTCTCAGTTTTGTCAGTTGGGCCTAGAACTTGCAACAATGACAAAAGTTTGGTACCACCACCCCACTGTGAAAAGTGTAACCAGTACCCGCACCTACCTTCTCTCATTATCATCAAGGTGTGAAAACAGCACGTTCTTTTCAATGGCTTTGGCTAAAGCAGCCATTGTCTTATAGTCTTTTGGTATAACctagaaaaatattaaaggcCAAATGACAACCTAGAAACCAAAGACATTTCATGTGTGCATCTTGCATTTCAATTAAACACCATGCCACATAATCGTATCTAAACCAGGCTATTTTGAGTTAAATATTTTCACTACAACACACCTGTATGATTCACaaagtactcaataaatactGATTAATCCCCTTGCCTAGAGCCAGGCTTATATTTAAAGGTCAGTACTTGATTCCAAGTTAACAAAATTCCAAGTTAAACCAAAAATACCTAGACCAAGATCATTATTCTGAGGCGAAACTATTTTACAACAATCATTTTGTGAACTGTGATCATACAGTATTGCTGGCTTCACAAAACCTAACTCAATGTTGGCAAGCTATGAGGAAGAGCGGAGCAGGATGAATGCAACCTGTAGGATCAAGGTTAAAAGCCAAAACATGAATCACACGGTGTCATACCCTTTCCCTAACCAGGCTGACAGCATGAACTAAGAGAAAAAGGAGTATTGCCCACTTCTGCTGCAAGAATGGGAATCAGCAATGCCTAGATGCAATTACTCACTGGTTTATAATCACCACTCTCTCTTGAGGAGCTATTACGTCTGTTCCCGAGCGCTAACAactgtgtctttgtctttctttgaaATAGAATATGTACTCATCAAAGGAACAGAGCTGACAACAAGGTGGGCCTCAGAAACAGCTTCCAGCATGTAGATATCAAACTACCTTTCTAACATAGGATGCAGCATCTTCCTCTGTGTAAACCTCAGCACTGATCGCACCACGGCGCCGACGGCCCTTCACCACTgggttgggaggaggaggagagatttCATCCTCCCTGGAGTCGGTGCGCGTGCCACTCTTCTGCAGACACTGAATCTGTTTTGCCTCCTCCTGAAAGAAAGTTGTTTTTCAGAATCTGAAAGCTGGTACTCTCAAATCCCAGTGACAGCCCAGCTCACTTCCAACCTACTCCAATaccaacaaaagaacaaacaagtcAGTTccaaatgggggtggggtgaagcaCACAACAAAGTAAAATCCGAGAAAAATCACTCCAGCGCGGTTACTCAGTGCCACAGCACACTTTATTAGTGGCAACGCCACTGGTGCTTCTTGAGCCAAGTCACATGAAAAGTGACAAGGACTTCTTATCTACTCAGCCTCTTACTAAAAAAGTTCTTGGGCCTGAAGGGAATAAAATAAGTGttatcttctatttctttactcATTTCACCCATTCTTTGACTCTTCCAAACATCTTTCAAATTCAAATCAACTTAGCAATAagcaaataatttagaataaaagtgacatacacaaaaaagaagaagaccaCCACACCTTGAGATAGTCATTTCTTGTCTCCTATATTCCTACCCTGCCTCTGGCAAACAGATCAATTCAGGGACTCCATACATCTCAAAAGAAGGCAAGAACTGTGACTACCGAGGTACTAGCAGAGCCTGGGCTCTAGTGAAGAATTATCAAACCAgaaaaaaacacaatgaaaaacaaaaatatatccaTGAGTGTATTTTACTGTAAGTACATTTATTTCTAAACTTAGTATTCTAGTAATTCTGTTTCTGGAAGTCTTAAACAAGCTTATGTGTGAAATGACATCTATACAGAAACATTTCTTctgattggttttttttgtttttgtttttcaaaataaaacattggaaaaaaaaacaaaatgaagatcaGTGGCAATGGTTCCACTGTACTCATACAATTGGGTGTCGCCCTTGTGTTAGCTGGTGAGTTAACTCAGGCAGTCAGGTGCttgagcatgcatgaggtcctgagttacATCCTCCAAACCTCCTTGAAAAAAGAGACGTGGCACAaatgtgtaaccccagcactggggaggagacAGTGCCAGCTCACTGAAGATCCAAGCCAaggtgagacctgtctcaaaaatacaaggcGGATGGCTACTAAGGAATGGACCCAAAGGCTGTCTTCCGTCCTCCACACACTTACCTATatgacacatacaaacacacatacacaaagagaaagTTAACCACTCTTAGAAATGAATGCCTCTTTAAACGCCCAGAGATTACCTCCAGAACTCTGGCTACACACAGAGGCAATAATAGGCGGGGAAGACCTGTCATTGTGAACCCTTCTATACTGGCACAATTCCGGTCTGTGACTCGTTTGACGCTCATTTCATTCAGGTCATCCTAGTAACTAACAGGACCTTCCTATCCCACATTAGCACAGAACTACAACACTCACCTAAGTTCCAAGtataaaagcaatgaaaaaaagaTCTACCCCTCAAACTAGTCATTGTCATTGCAGaaaatcttcatttaaaaattcacaaatgagggctggagaaatggctcagaggttgagagcactgactgcttttccggaggtcctgagttcgattcccagcaaccacatggtggctcacaaccatctgtaatgagatctggtgccctcttctggcctgagggcatacatggaggctgaacactgtgtacataataaataaataaatctttaaaaaaaaaaattaaaaaaataaaaaaaaaattcacaaatgaggggctagggagatggctgagGTGGTAAAAGGCCTGACatgccagcatgaggacctgtgttcagatccCCAAGActtaagtgtgtgtacacacatcttAGCAGACAAGCAGATCCCTTTAGCATTTGaatcagccagtctagccagctAGCCAATCAGTGAACTCCAAATTCAGTGAGGAATCCTGCTTCGAAAGATAGAGAGTACTTGacatcaatctctggcctccacatgcatgcatacacacatgtgcacccactaACATACACTACATGCACAAACGTTATATACTACACATACATGCCTCACAAATGAGCTATCATTTGGGACTGTATTCTAGTTAAccaaattttaaagataattctaACATAAAAAACACATTCTGACTTTAAGTCTTGTGGATTCCAGTGAGTCTATAAAACAGCAATGTGAATATAACTAATCTTGATGACTCAGACATTACTGAGATCATCCATTTCTAGTACGTACAATGACACATTTTTACAGCCTCACTCAGCTACTGTCAGTCAGCTGTGAGTCTCTCTCAGCTCTGAATCTATTTACTGCTTAGTAATTTTCCTAACTCTTCTGCATATGCTCTGCACTAAACTGAGCTTAAAACTCCCAACTCTTGGGTTCAAATTTGTTTCCACAACTCTTTAAATACGTTTTCCTAAGTATCTGTTCTTCCttgcccttctcttctttctttgtggACAAGCTTCCCACCCTAAGACTTGAGACTTGGGCACATGATTTGCTAGTCTGGAAGTGGACATGTCACACCACGTACGCTATTGTGGTTTGCCTCTAGAGGCCTTGGATttctattctttctctgcctggagATCAACAAGCCCTAGATAATGGCTGTTCTTTCTACTCAGACAGAGAACGAGATACACAAAGTAAAGACAAGATAGGCACATGACCAAGAAATATACTGAAATTCCAGGGTTACATGTTGTGGCTGTAATACTTAACTCCTAGGATCACAGCTATGATTTAACTCTCCTTAGATTCAATTGCTGCCTCAGCAAAATGGTATCAATACCAGCTTACACATCTAAACTAATGGGAAAGAGAcagactctctctgtgtctctcatgtgtgtatgtgtgtgtctgtttgtggaACTTCACACGGTATTTAGTAAACAAGAGACATTCAACAGTAGTAGATACAACGCCTCTTATCCAGCAGAAAGGCAAAGTCCTAGTAAATACAGACATAAGAGGACTCAGGTTCCAGGCACAACGGTCTGAACTAAACCGCAGCTGTCTCCATTGACTAACTCTATTCTTTTTGTGTATTTCTCCTGAAGCCATCGCAGGTTCCGGAAACATAACCCGTAGTTAATAGGGAAGGAGATAAGAATGTGAGttcattttcaagaaataaaaattaacacaTGATATATGAAATAACAACTTTGTTAAAAAGTCAAAAATCTAGTTAATTAAGAAACAAAGtggaatattatatacatattcaaCTCTGGCAAGTCGACAGAGAACCTCAACATAGAAGAAAGGTGTTTTATAATCTAAGTTACTGAGGGAGGAAGGTCCATGCACATTAATTCTAAAATCCCATCCAAGGAAAAACTACAATAACCATTGTGGCTTTCCACCTTGGTTGGTCCTTAAACACTTCTGTGGTTAATTCAGGCTTTGAAATTAGTGTCACACACTCAACACTTCCTATAAAAAGATAGGCACTTAATGTCTCACCGACTTAATCCTCTCATTTGATTCTACTGATGTCCAAAGAAGAGGGATCGCCTTACCGTGACCCATTTCAGAACCAGATCTCCAGGAACACGCTTGATTTCAAAATAGAGCACACTCCTGGCAAGTACGTCTATTATTTAGTGATTGCTTAAGTAAGAGAAAGCCAGTATTTCTACTACAAACCCAAGGTGGCAAGACTGTATTCAGAGGGACTTCTTagcagttttcctttcttcccctcagtCTAATCATTCTGAACAATAGCATTTTAAAGGTTTCTAAGGAAATAGTGTAAAATACCTGCTTACTGGCTATTCAAATACTTCTTCAGATGCATATTCTTTTACATAGAAACTTCAACAGTAAGAAACTGCCCAAACCAATGTGAATATTGCAGATATTTCTACTATACAGTCAAATATTAAATATGCTATCAGAGAAATGAGTCCCAGTATACTGAACCTCTTCAAAACTTGAATATGCATAGCAAAGTGGCACATTCACCCCCAACGATTTACAGAAGCAAATCAAACCAACTACTGATCACACTGGGTGAACCAAACTTTTATACACATCATCTCTTGAGGAAAGGGCGTAGAAGATCCAAGGTGCAAAACTGCAATTCTGCTTAGGAATGCATTCCTGGAAGCTGAAGAGAAGGCTCggtagttaggagcacttgccgCTCTCTGCAGAGGACTCGGGCTCAGAGCCATCCACAGTTCtagctgcaggggatctgactccctcttctgaccgtGGTGGGCAACAGCAAGCACGTAAAGCACACACATTCATTCCtttaggcaaaatattcatacacataaaagtaagtaaatatttttttaaaagaaaaaaatgtacaacctgtgtgtctgtgggtcacaatgacacacacaaaatacagatgcaacaacacagaataaaaaaatcaaattgcaTACTTTCTGGGAGACAAGTCCTAACCAAAATTATAACTATGGTAAAACTGACAGTTACCAATCTCTACCTTCCCAGCATACAGCTGATTCGTCTTATCTAACAATAAACAGGAGTTCAGAAATTATTTTGATAACACCACCCCAAGCTAGATGTAGATGTGTGACTGTAGTTTTAAGGGTGGGAGAAACTAAAAGCTGGCCACTTTCTTgaagagcactaactgcttttAACTATTTCTCAATTCATATACCTGTCATACCACATTTGATTGACTCTATCTGGTAAAgtcaattttaaatattatttaaaatagtcaAAAACCAACTGTTTGGAAACCCTTTAATAGCCAAACAATATTGATTCAATTTGTGATAGATTCTGATTAAAATTACTAAGAGATCCTTCACTGTATGCTAATTAGAATTTCTGTTAGACTGTTGGTCAGAATTCCTCTTCTCCCAAAAGGCACAATCAGCAACACCCAGAAGCATTAACCCTAACAACAACTGCCATGGTCATCACATATCTCCcctcatttatttttaccttCTCCAGCCTCTCAAAGTATTCCCGAAGGAATGCCATGGGTCTCTCGGGTCGAGCTGTGCACAACTGCACAATCGAATCCTTTAGCAGGGCCTGGATATTGTGCTTCTGGACATAGATCTCACATTCCCGGAGACTCCGCTCTTCCTCACTGGCGGTAGAACTGCCAGACGCCATGGTTCTCTAGGAGAAAAAGCACGGGTGTGCTGGGTAAGCTATAAAGTATAGATGCGAATTTGGCCTGTGACTTATTAAATTTACTAAGACAACAGATTCACATCAGTCTTTTCCCTACTCAATAGAGTTTTTAAAAGGAGGTGGGGACTGGGATATAAAGTATGTACAGAATTTGAATTCTTCAAAATAAGCATTTCATTTAGTTCCTAATCTGAGGTCAGTAAGCACAGTCAGAGAAGACCCTTAGCTCCTGGGAGGAAGCATGAGCCAGTATGCCCTGCTGAGCAAGCAAGGCAGTGCTGAGCACTCAGGCCTTAAGGGAATTTCATTCAGTAATAGTCTTGCAAAAGACATCATGATGATGACGTGGGAAATGTGTAAACGGTAAACAGGACGGAGAATTACAAGGGCGCACAGGTCGGCTCTAAGTGAAAGCACAGAGCACAGTGAGGAACATCTGACACTCCCCTGTGCACACCTCCCATCCCTTGAGCACAGCTAATGTCACACAGCAAACCACCAGGGCAAAAGAGCAGATTAGCCGAATATTAGCGGAATCAAATTTTCTGAAACACAAAAGAAGCTTCGGGTGCCTTTTCTCAGCAATCTTTCACTCCATTATCTTTCACTGAATTCCAGCCCTAGATGGTAATACAATTACCAGTGGAAAGAGTTGAAAAGGTTGTACTACAAGAAAATAAACTCTATCAAGCAATCTAAGATTTCCTTCATCTGGACGGGAATATGCTAAAATACATTGAAGCTTGCAGGATGGCCCAATAGATAAAACTGCCTGCATTCCAAACTACATTAATgtgaaacagaaacacaataatGGGCAGCCAAACTGTCACAGAATTAAAAGCTTGGTACTTTGCTGTCATTCAGTTTTCCTCTTAATTACTAAGCACCTGAGATTAAAAGACTCCCTCTCCGCTCTGCAAACGGCTTTTCAGATTAAATGCTCACAGACCAGCAAAGTAAACCtatgaaattaaaagaaactgcaggATAAAGAACTACTTCAAAGTGCTATTTtgttatcattttgttttgaCAACTTTCAAGATAAAGTCAATAACAAGCAATTAACAGACCAGGGGAAAGTTCgtggctccaggacaggctcacaAATTAGAAACCACAGAGGCAGGCCCGCTGATATTTCAGAGTAACTCTAAAGGGAAGATTTTCACTGTAAGATAGCAATTGTTCTTGCCCTGCTTCCTGGTCCGACAACCATATGCAAGGTGGAATCTACTCCAGTGGAATTTTCTCCATTTCAAACGCCGAAGGCCACCAGGAACGTGCAGAACACAGACCTTTTATGGTTCAAAGCAACTAGTCTTATTTCGAGAAGGCCAGTACATGTATATTTAACTGTTCAGAGAAATCGTTCTCCGATCTGGACTCTGGTCGGTAAAGATGGCTCAAGTGAGCCTAATGAGTGGAAAATGGTTTATGCATTACCAAGACCAAAAAGGTGGCGCTGGTAAAGACATACAAACACTCCCCCCCAAATTACTGCAGTCACCATGTCCAACCCCAAGTAATCTAATTTCATGGCCTGAATATTTTTAATCGGGGATGTCCTAATTCCacacttgtgtttattttttcaaagccCAACAACTTAGCTACCCTCCAAAACAAACACTTCAAAGCCATCACCGCACTGTCTACTGTGTGGGCAGACTGGAGAAAATTCGGTTCTAACGAAACTCTCGCTCTCAGAAGGGCTACATTGGGAGACATATTTAAAACGCTTTGAGAGCCTGTTGCTTGGCCCCTGAAAGATGCCAAGGAACACTAACACGGCCTTGGGGGTCGCCATCTGGTTCCAGCTTTCTTGTCTCTGCTCAAGAAGCCTAACCACTGTGGCTCCCTCGAGTCACCGGCTGTCCCCGCACCCGGACTGAGCTGCAGGGGTTAACAGACGCTGCGTATTTTCgagagggaggacaggagagTGCCCTTCACTTCACTTAGGCCATGGTCATGGGCACTGAATGCAGAAGGGCGACCCCTCATCCCTCATCAGGCCGGAGGCCTCGGACGCCAAGCAGGAGGCCTGGGAAAGCTGGGGTAGGCGGTGTGGGGGGTGTGGAACtcgggaaaggagaagagaagagggggggaCAAAGGGAAAGGGAGCGAGCCTGAAATCACCGagtggaggggtggagggggacGAGCCCGCGAAGGGGAGGGGAACCAGGCGCAGAAATGACCGGGCGGAGATGAAGACTACAGCCGAGTAGCAAGACCAGAACGAAGAACCGTGGCGGATTCCGGTTAAAAATCGAGCTGTTGTCCttcaggaagtgggggagggagggcgaGCGCGGAGGCCGCTGGCGCGCGGGGGCGGAGGCGGCCGGGGAGCCGAGGGAGGCCCGAAGGCCgcgcagggctggggagacggagACGCGAAGGCCGGGGGCGGGACGGTGGGGGACACGGGTGGCCTAGGGCCCCGTGAGGAGGAGGGGGTGCAGATGCGACCCGGCAATGCGAGGCCTGCGGCCGCCTCGGAGGCGCAGGGGGTGCGGCCGTCCCCCCGCAGCGCGCTCCCCGGGGCGCCATCTTGGCTCGCTCCCGCGCCTCCAGGAACGCGCGGCGGGGCATCGCGGCCGCTGGCTCCCCGGGCAGCCCGCGGGCCCGCACTCACCTGCGGACGGGCGGACGGCGGCGCGGGCGAGACTTGCACGGGGCGAGGCTGCCGGGGTACCGGGCGTCCTCAGGGTTCAGCTCGCAGCCTCACTCCACTCTGCGATAGCGGCTCGGCGACGGCTCCACCGGAAACGAGCCGACCGCGGCCAATCAGAGCTCGGCTACTGACGTCAATGCGCCTCGCTCTGGCCAGAGCGGTTGCCTTGGCAACCTTAAAGGGGCAGACGCCTGggttcctccttcccccacccttaGCCCGTCGTCTTCTGGCTAGAATCGTTCACTTGCAACGCATCTATCCATCTTATCTCGTCGCGTGTGCACAACCCCTTCCTCGCTcccatcttttcctcctcttcccgcAAGCctagtttctgtctcctttctttcacCTGCCCCATCCTTACCTGTCTCTAGGTATCTTAGGGGGTCCTCTAGATTCTTCTGCTGTTCGGAGCTctcagcctctctcctcctcGGTTCCCCTCACGTCTGCCTCCCCCCACGCCTctgccttttctccctcccttcaacCCCTCCTCCAGCTGACCCACGTGGGACGTTCTGGTGACAGGTGGGCGACTCCGCCCTGGGTCctgcggggagggggagggggtgctCTGGACTCTGGGCAGGCGGGGAGATTCCTGCTGTTTTCCAGGCCCTCGAGGAGGCGGAGGCCCTGGCGGATCTGCCACAGCTGAGCGCAAGCGGATGCTGGGATGCTCGTGGTGGACAGACTGCGCATCCTGAGTAGGCCCCGAAGATAGCCGGGGCTCCGGACTCGGCCTGTCATCCGGTCCAAGAAATCTGAGCCCTTGTCAAGCGTCTGCTTGGCTAATCTGACTGCTGTCATCAGTAGAGGCCCTATGGTGCCTACAGAGGCACAAGACATGGGGGAAAAACTTCCCAAAGGAGATCTGAGTCCTGATAATGCCCTTCACATCATGTCTGATTGCGTGGTGAGCAGTACAAGCGGACAGATGGAGTCACTGACAACACAAGAAATCTCGGCTGCAggaagaaaacaggagaattttggagaaaaaaagcaACTCCGTTATTCCTTCAGCCAACTTTTCTCCATAAGtatctgaaaatgaaaacagggGAGACAATTTTAGGCATATAAAGTCATATGAATAAAATGGGCCTAAATACATAAAGTAGGCTCTTGCAGTATACAGGTCTGAGTGGCTGTGGGTGTTAACGGCCTCATCATGTCTGTTCAGGGGCAGTGTGTGTAGAAAACATTATGTAGAAAACACTCAATACCCAAAAAGGTAATACTATCTCCAGCATAATTTTCACATTGGTCCCAGGTTAAGATATTTAAActaaatggtatttttaaatttcacttttccCCCCTACTTTTTCCAATGTCGCTATTAGAAACTTTTAGTTACATTTCCTGTCTCCCATTTCTGTTAGGCAGAGCTGTCTTAGGAACCTACCTGTCTTCATTCTTAAATCCCCGAGACTAAAATAAGGGCTCTGAATATTAGTTATGACTACGCTCTGGTAgtcaggggaaggaaaggggactAGAAGAAGGAAATTACTCCCTTCGatgcaccccaccccccagcatgTCGAAtattggctttttttccccccagagatGGGTGGGATGGAGGATTAAAGACAGTCATATAGGATTTCAGTCTCTCCAGTACAAAGAAAGGCTGATAAATTCAACCCTGAGCTGGCAAACAGGAGAGGAAATCTGATAGCATTGAGCATGCCTGGTcgtgcttgggggagggggggcataGCAGATAAATCAGAGTTTGGTTTCATGCTCTGCCATCTCCGGTGATGGACCTAATCTCCATGAGCCTCATTTCCCTCCATCTCCAAAGAATAAATGGAAATGTATTAACACTAACTAACATAGATAAAAAGCAAACATGCCATATAGTGCCCACTATGTCTGTAAACAGTCCTAGTAGCTTCAGACATCATTGTGATCATCCTAAGGTGTTATCATTTCAGAAAGAACATGACACAAGAAGTTAGGTGAGTTACAAGAAGTTAAGTGACTTACAAGAAGTTAGGTGACTTACCACTAGTGTGGTTCAAACCCAGGCAGTGACCATAAATTACCTCCCTAGCAgcatgcaatacacacacacacagcatcacataCAATGTAGGAAACAGTAAATGAgagtttatttcttatttctcttgcCTCCTAAACTGCAAGGTTAAGGGTGAGTGATACTGTGTCCAAGCGTTGGTGTTACCTTCCTAAGGCAGTTAAACCACTTTAGAAGAAG
The Microtus pennsylvanicus isolate mMicPen1 chromosome 11, mMicPen1.hap1, whole genome shotgun sequence genome window above contains:
- the Prkar1a gene encoding cAMP-dependent protein kinase type I-alpha regulatory subunit, whose protein sequence is MASGSSTASEEERSLRECEIYVQKHNIQALLKDSIVQLCTARPERPMAFLREYFERLEKEEAKQIQCLQKSGTRTDSREDEISPPPPNPVVKGRRRRGAISAEVYTEEDAASYVRKVIPKDYKTMAALAKAIEKNVLFSHLDDNERSDIFDAMFPVSFIAGETVIQQGDEGDNFYVIDQGEMDVYVNNEWATSVGEGGSFGELALIYGTPRAATVKAKTNVKLWGIDRDSYRRILMGSTLRKRKMYEEFLSKVSILESLDKWERLTVADALEPVQFEDGQKIVVQGEPGDEFFIILEGTAAVLQRRSENEEFVEVGRLGPSDYFGEIALLMNRPRAATVVARGPLKCVKLDRPRFERVLGPCSDILKRNIQQYNSFVSLSV